One genomic region from Mycobacteriales bacterium encodes:
- a CDS encoding oligosaccharide flippase family protein: MSLAGARLLVPSEYGVLVALLAVTLVASVPALALQAVVAVRVVRAPVADRGRVVAESLGLGLAAGAAMVLVGLAATPVLDRFLALGGPGPTIWVAIAVGATTVLAVPQGVAQGRQDFHRLALILVVYAAVRLVGGLAGLILFDSVTGALAGVAAGVAASLVVAWVLTGRPRPARGGWRVRELLVAGQALAGLYLLTNLDPVLARHYLPAAEAGLYGAGAVLAKAAFFLPQAVVLVLFPRLASAPRPGRTLWAGLAALAGLGLLMTVVTRLAGGLAVTAVGGDAYRELAGPAWLFVAVGSALGVVQLLLYAQLTAARATATIAVWAVVAVEAVVVATISHGSLVEVVSAALGTALVAAVLGLAWTARSHRPTPTPTPAA, translated from the coding sequence TTGAGCCTGGCCGGGGCCCGGCTGCTCGTGCCGTCCGAGTACGGCGTGCTGGTCGCGTTGCTCGCGGTCACCCTGGTCGCCTCCGTGCCCGCGCTGGCGCTGCAAGCGGTGGTCGCGGTCCGGGTCGTCCGGGCGCCGGTGGCCGACCGCGGCCGGGTGGTGGCCGAGTCGCTGGGCCTCGGGCTCGCCGCCGGGGCCGCGATGGTCCTGGTCGGGCTGGCCGCCACGCCGGTGCTGGACCGGTTCCTCGCCCTCGGCGGACCCGGGCCGACGATCTGGGTCGCGATCGCGGTCGGCGCGACCACCGTGCTCGCGGTGCCGCAGGGCGTCGCCCAGGGCCGGCAGGACTTCCACCGGCTCGCGCTGATCCTGGTCGTGTACGCGGCGGTCCGGCTGGTCGGTGGGCTCGCCGGGCTGATCCTCTTCGACTCCGTGACCGGCGCGCTGGCCGGGGTGGCCGCCGGGGTGGCGGCGTCGCTCGTCGTCGCCTGGGTGCTGACCGGGCGGCCGCGGCCGGCCCGCGGCGGCTGGCGGGTACGGGAGCTGCTGGTCGCCGGGCAGGCGCTGGCCGGGCTCTACCTGCTGACCAACCTCGACCCGGTGCTGGCGCGGCACTATCTGCCCGCGGCCGAGGCCGGGCTGTACGGCGCGGGCGCGGTGCTGGCCAAGGCCGCGTTCTTCCTGCCGCAGGCGGTCGTGCTGGTGCTGTTCCCGCGGCTGGCGTCGGCGCCCCGGCCGGGCCGGACGCTCTGGGCCGGGCTGGCCGCGCTGGCCGGGCTCGGGCTGCTGATGACGGTGGTGACGCGGCTGGCCGGCGGGCTCGCGGTCACCGCGGTCGGCGGCGACGCGTACCGGGAGCTGGCCGGGCCGGCCTGGTTGTTCGTGGCGGTCGGGTCGGCGCTCGGCGTGGTCCAGTTGCTGCTCTACGCGCAGCTCACCGCGGCCCGGGCGACCGCGACGATCGCGGTCTGGGCCGTGGTCGCGGTCGAAGCGGTCGTGGTCGCGACGATCTCGCACGGCAGCCTGGTCGAGGTCGTCAGTGCCGCGCTCGGGACCGCGCTCGTCGCGGCCGTGCTCGGCCTCGCCTGGACCGCCCGCTCCCACCGCCCGACCCCCACCCCCACCCCCGCCGCCTGA
- the polA gene encoding DNA polymerase I — protein sequence MTEAPRLLLLDGHSLAYRAFFALPVENFQTTMGIPTNAVYGFTSMLINQLRDEQPTHVGVAFDVSRKTFRNETYAEYKAGRSESPSDFKGQVSLIQEVLQALRIPWFGVEGFEADDVIATLTTQAVAQGMDVLIGSGDRDAIQLVNEHVTLLYPKRGVSELTRFTPGEVEAKYGLTPVQYPDFAALRGDPSDNLPNIPGVGEKTAAKWVREFGSLATLVERVDEVKGKAGDALRAHLANVLRNRQLTELVRDVPVPLGPADLVLGQWDRDEVHKLFDNLQFRVLRERLFATLTAVGPEAEGGFEVTGTVLGPDDLPGWLAEHARSGKRIGISLRGSWGRGTGIVQGLGLAVEGGEPDEAAYVDAETLSDVDERALVEWLADTSVPKTVHDLKGTLLAFYARGWDVVGVTSDTALAAYLALPGQRTFDLADLVLRYLRLELSGGAEPAGEGQLTLDGGAEEADAAVAQEQAVRARAVADLARALDDDLDTRGATVLLRDVELPLSRVLADMERTGIGADLDYLIDLQSEFAGQVKAVEQEAYASVGREFNLGSPKQLQAILFDELRLPKTKRIKSGYTTDADALVWLSEQAPDVPLLGALLRHRDVSRLKTVVDSLIPMVDDHGRIHTTFNQVIAATGRLSSQDPNLQNIPIRTAEGRRIRRAFVVGAGYESLLTADYSQIEMRIMATLSEDAGLIEAFQSGEDLHTFVASKAYNLPPESVDPELRRRIKAMSYGLAYGLSAYGLAQQLRIHPDEAREQMEAYFERFGGVREYLRHVVDAARRDGYTETILGRRRYLPDLTSDNRQRREMAERMALNAPIQGSAADIIKVAMLGVDQGLREAGLKSRLLLQVHDELVLEVAPGERTAVEALVRAQMGGAYELSVELSVSVGVGRTWDDAGH from the coding sequence GTGACCGAGGCTCCCCGACTGCTCCTGCTCGACGGCCATTCGCTGGCGTACCGGGCGTTCTTCGCGCTGCCGGTGGAGAACTTCCAGACCACGATGGGCATCCCGACCAACGCGGTCTACGGGTTCACCTCGATGCTGATCAACCAGCTCCGGGACGAGCAGCCGACCCACGTCGGCGTGGCCTTCGACGTCTCCCGCAAGACCTTCCGCAACGAGACCTACGCGGAATACAAGGCCGGCCGGTCGGAGTCGCCGAGCGACTTCAAGGGCCAGGTCAGCCTCATCCAGGAGGTCCTGCAGGCGCTGCGGATCCCGTGGTTCGGGGTCGAGGGCTTCGAGGCCGACGACGTCATCGCCACGCTGACCACGCAGGCCGTCGCGCAGGGCATGGACGTGCTCATCGGCTCCGGCGACCGGGACGCGATCCAGCTGGTCAACGAGCACGTCACGCTGCTCTACCCGAAGCGCGGCGTCTCCGAGCTGACCCGCTTCACCCCCGGGGAGGTCGAGGCCAAGTACGGCCTGACCCCCGTGCAGTACCCGGACTTCGCCGCGCTGCGCGGCGACCCGTCGGACAACCTGCCCAACATCCCGGGCGTGGGGGAGAAGACCGCGGCCAAGTGGGTCCGCGAGTTCGGCTCGCTGGCCACGCTGGTCGAGCGGGTGGACGAGGTCAAGGGCAAGGCCGGCGACGCGCTGCGGGCGCACCTGGCCAACGTGCTGCGCAACCGGCAGCTGACCGAGCTGGTCCGGGACGTGCCGGTGCCGCTCGGCCCGGCGGACCTGGTGCTGGGCCAGTGGGACCGCGACGAGGTGCACAAGCTCTTCGACAACCTGCAGTTCCGGGTGCTGCGGGAGCGGCTGTTCGCGACGCTGACCGCGGTCGGGCCGGAGGCCGAGGGCGGCTTCGAGGTCACCGGCACGGTCCTCGGTCCCGACGACCTGCCGGGCTGGCTGGCCGAACACGCGCGCTCCGGGAAGCGGATCGGCATCAGCCTGCGCGGCAGCTGGGGTCGCGGCACCGGCATCGTGCAGGGCCTGGGCCTGGCGGTCGAGGGCGGCGAGCCCGACGAGGCGGCGTACGTGGACGCCGAGACGCTCTCCGACGTCGACGAGCGCGCGCTGGTCGAGTGGCTGGCCGACACCTCGGTGCCCAAGACCGTGCACGACCTCAAGGGCACCCTGCTCGCGTTCTACGCGCGCGGCTGGGACGTCGTCGGGGTCACCAGCGACACCGCGCTGGCGGCGTACCTGGCCCTGCCCGGGCAGCGCACGTTCGACCTGGCCGACCTGGTGCTGCGCTACCTGCGGCTGGAGCTGAGCGGCGGCGCCGAGCCGGCCGGCGAGGGCCAGCTGACGCTCGACGGCGGTGCGGAGGAGGCCGACGCGGCGGTCGCGCAGGAGCAGGCGGTGCGGGCGCGCGCGGTCGCCGACCTGGCCCGGGCGCTGGACGACGACCTGGACACCCGCGGCGCGACCGTGCTGCTGCGCGACGTCGAGCTGCCGCTCTCGCGGGTGCTGGCCGACATGGAGCGCACCGGCATCGGCGCCGACCTGGACTACCTGATCGACCTGCAGTCGGAGTTCGCGGGCCAGGTCAAGGCCGTCGAGCAGGAGGCGTACGCGTCGGTCGGGCGGGAGTTCAACCTCGGCTCGCCCAAGCAGCTGCAGGCGATCCTGTTCGACGAGCTGAGGCTGCCCAAGACCAAGCGGATCAAGTCCGGCTACACGACCGACGCCGACGCGCTGGTCTGGCTGTCCGAGCAGGCCCCGGACGTGCCGCTGCTGGGCGCGCTGCTGCGGCACCGGGACGTGTCCCGGCTCAAGACCGTGGTCGACTCGCTGATCCCGATGGTCGACGACCACGGCCGCATCCACACCACGTTCAACCAGGTCATCGCGGCCACCGGCCGGCTGTCCTCGCAGGACCCCAACCTGCAGAACATCCCGATCCGGACCGCGGAGGGCCGCCGGATCCGGCGCGCGTTCGTGGTCGGCGCCGGCTACGAGTCGCTGCTGACCGCGGACTACAGCCAGATCGAGATGCGGATCATGGCGACGCTGTCCGAGGACGCCGGGCTGATCGAGGCGTTCCAGTCCGGCGAGGACCTGCACACGTTCGTCGCGTCCAAGGCGTACAACCTGCCGCCGGAGTCGGTGGACCCGGAGCTGCGCCGCCGCATCAAGGCGATGTCGTACGGGCTGGCCTACGGGCTCTCGGCCTACGGGCTGGCGCAGCAGCTGCGCATCCACCCCGACGAGGCCCGCGAGCAGATGGAGGCGTATTTCGAGCGGTTCGGCGGGGTGCGGGAATACCTGCGGCACGTGGTCGACGCCGCCCGCCGGGACGGCTACACCGAGACGATCCTCGGCCGCCGCCGCTACCTGCCCGACCTCACCAGCGACAACCGGCAGCGCCGGGAGATGGCCGAGCGGATGGCGCTCAACGCGCCGATCCAGGGCTCGGCCGCGGACATCATCAAGGTCGCCATGCTCGGCGTCGACCAGGGGCTGCGGGAGGCGGGGCTGAAATCCCGGCTGCTGCTGCAGGTGCACGACGAGCTCGTGCTCGAGGTCGCGCCGGGGGAGCGGACCGCGGTCGAGGCGCTGGTCCGGGCCCAGATGGGCGGGGCGTACGAGCTCTCGGTCGAGCTGTCCGTGTCGGTCGGGGTCGGCCGCACCTGGGACGACGCCGGCCACTGA
- a CDS encoding GNAT family N-acetyltransferase codes for MSRIRVRVRTAGADDVDALVALVGRVSDLGPVRGRAVARRGPDAFKAQAERLLSDPAHRVVVALDERDEVIGAAVFGAETAGGLLDPPSVYVSHLLVDSEHRKRGAGRALVAAAAGYADEIGVDSVVVGVAPTGRDANRFFARLGFAPLVMRRIAPVAALRRALASADPAGEATLPGRTGLARALPRSSRSRLRRTG; via the coding sequence GTGTCCCGGATCCGGGTGCGGGTGCGTACGGCGGGCGCGGACGACGTGGACGCGCTCGTCGCGCTGGTCGGGCGGGTCAGCGACCTCGGTCCGGTCCGCGGCCGCGCGGTCGCCCGCCGCGGCCCGGATGCCTTCAAGGCCCAGGCCGAGCGCCTCCTGTCCGACCCCGCGCACCGGGTGGTCGTCGCCCTGGACGAGCGGGACGAGGTGATCGGCGCGGCCGTGTTCGGCGCCGAGACGGCCGGCGGCCTGCTCGACCCGCCCTCGGTCTACGTCAGCCACCTGCTGGTCGACTCCGAGCACCGCAAGCGCGGCGCGGGCCGGGCCCTCGTCGCCGCGGCCGCCGGCTACGCCGACGAGATCGGGGTCGACTCGGTCGTCGTCGGGGTCGCGCCGACCGGCCGGGACGCCAACCGGTTCTTCGCCCGGCTCGGGTTCGCGCCGCTGGTGATGCGGCGGATCGCGCCGGTCGCGGCGCTGCGGCGGGCGCTGGCCAGCGCCGACCCGGCCGGCGAGGCCACACTGCCCGGCCGTACGGGGCTGGCCCGGGCGTTGCCGCGCTCGTCCCGGTCCCGGTTGCGCCGCACCGGCTGA
- a CDS encoding ABC transporter ATP-binding protein: protein MLLEVEDLRVHYGKIEAIRGISVEVDEGEIVTLIGANGAGKTTTLKTLSGLRRVTSGRIRFAGDDITNMPGHKRVLTGICQAPEGRGIFPGMTVLENLDMGTYARKSPDYAADLDRVLTLFPRLGERRKQAGGTLSGGEQQMLAIGRAMMARPRLLLLDEPSMGLAPLIVQQIFEILKEINEQGTTILLVEQNATQALQLSHRAYVLETGSVVKSAPASELLDDPSVREAYLGGAAAH, encoded by the coding sequence ATGCTTCTTGAAGTCGAGGATCTGCGGGTCCACTACGGCAAGATCGAGGCGATCCGCGGGATCTCCGTCGAGGTCGACGAGGGCGAGATCGTCACCCTCATCGGGGCCAACGGCGCCGGCAAGACGACCACGCTGAAGACGCTGTCCGGGTTGCGCCGGGTCACCTCGGGCCGGATCCGGTTCGCCGGGGACGACATCACGAACATGCCGGGGCACAAGCGGGTGCTCACCGGGATCTGCCAGGCGCCCGAGGGCCGCGGGATCTTTCCCGGCATGACGGTGCTGGAGAACCTGGACATGGGGACGTACGCGCGGAAGTCCCCGGACTACGCCGCCGACCTCGACCGGGTGCTCACGTTGTTCCCCCGGCTGGGGGAGCGGCGCAAGCAGGCCGGCGGCACCCTGTCCGGCGGTGAGCAGCAGATGCTGGCCATCGGACGGGCGATGATGGCCCGGCCGCGGTTGCTGCTGCTGGACGAGCCGTCGATGGGCCTGGCGCCGCTGATCGTGCAGCAGATCTTCGAGATCCTGAAGGAGATCAACGAGCAGGGCACCACGATCCTGCTGGTCGAGCAGAACGCGACCCAGGCCCTGCAGCTCTCGCACCGCGCGTACGTGCTGGAGACCGGGTCGGTGGTCAAGTCGGCGCCGGCGTCGGAACTGCTGGACGACCCGTCGGTCCGCGAGGCCTACCTCGGCGGCGCGGCCGCGCACTGA
- a CDS encoding ABC transporter ATP-binding protein — MTALLELAGVTQRFGGVVALSSVDLSVPEGAIFALIGPNGAGKTTIFNLITGVYTPTEGEVRFNGERISGRRPHLVTASGVARTFQNIRLFDNMSALENVMVGADARHKTSVGGAALGLPRHRREEKQGKARGLELLEFVGVAGVAQETAKNLSYGDQRRLEIARALATEPKLLLLDEPAAGLNASEKLALSDLIRSIRDSGRTVFLIEHDMGMVMQISDRVAVLDFGQKISEGVPAEVQNDPKVIAAYLGAPADAS, encoded by the coding sequence GTGACCGCGCTGCTCGAGCTGGCCGGCGTGACCCAGCGCTTCGGCGGCGTGGTCGCGCTCTCCAGCGTCGACCTGTCCGTACCGGAGGGGGCGATCTTCGCGTTGATCGGCCCGAACGGGGCCGGCAAGACGACGATCTTCAACCTCATCACCGGCGTCTACACGCCGACCGAGGGGGAGGTGCGGTTCAACGGCGAGCGGATCTCCGGTCGCCGGCCGCACCTGGTGACCGCCTCCGGGGTCGCCCGGACGTTCCAGAACATCCGGCTCTTCGACAACATGTCGGCGCTGGAGAACGTCATGGTCGGTGCCGACGCCCGGCACAAGACCAGCGTCGGCGGCGCGGCCCTCGGGTTGCCCCGGCACCGCCGGGAGGAGAAGCAGGGCAAGGCCCGCGGCCTGGAGCTGCTGGAGTTCGTGGGCGTGGCCGGGGTCGCGCAGGAGACCGCGAAGAACCTCTCCTACGGCGACCAGCGCCGGCTGGAGATCGCCCGGGCGCTGGCCACCGAGCCGAAGCTCCTGCTGCTGGACGAACCGGCGGCCGGGTTGAACGCCTCGGAGAAGCTGGCGCTGTCCGACCTGATCCGGAGCATCCGCGACAGCGGCCGGACCGTCTTCCTCATCGAGCACGACATGGGCATGGTCATGCAGATCAGCGACCGGGTCGCGGTGCTGGACTTCGGGCAGAAGATCTCCGAGGGCGTCCCGGCCGAGGTCCAGAACGACCCCAAGGTCATCGCCGCCTACCTGGGAGCGCCCGCCGATGCTTCTTGA
- a CDS encoding branched-chain amino acid ABC transporter permease: protein MSGSFAGMKRRMPDVLGAMGAWWDRVPQYGRYLIYVVLIIGAFLLPSGSIGSFMTPESDWPSVLFYPIGVYVLLAIGLNVVVGQAGLLDLGYVAFFAIGSYALAIFATNHGWNFWESLPVGIIIAAAAGAILGTPTLRLRGDYLAIVTLGFGEIIRITANNLDFTGGPRGISPIPHPPSVPDAHIGDVKILRYGVIDARPYYYLLLVVIIVVIIVVKRLEHSRVGRSWAAIREDEDAAELMGVPTLKFKIVAFVIGAAIGGSAGVLFAAQTTSITPVNFPFILSALILCAVVLGGSGNLLGVVLGAFVVAWLPERFRGFEEYRVLTFGAALVIMMIIRPEGLLPSRQRRAELAEGTGGMGSLGGEVGAVSAQNVELDGSVNGRAGVLAGSDDREAGA from the coding sequence ATGAGCGGGTCGTTCGCCGGCATGAAGCGCCGGATGCCGGACGTGCTGGGCGCCATGGGCGCCTGGTGGGACCGCGTCCCTCAGTACGGCCGCTACCTCATCTATGTGGTGCTGATCATCGGCGCGTTCCTGCTGCCGTCCGGCTCGATCGGGTCGTTCATGACCCCGGAGTCGGACTGGCCGAGCGTGCTGTTCTACCCGATCGGCGTGTACGTGCTGCTCGCCATCGGGCTGAACGTCGTGGTCGGCCAGGCCGGCCTGCTCGACCTGGGTTACGTCGCCTTCTTCGCCATCGGGTCGTACGCGCTGGCGATCTTCGCGACGAACCACGGCTGGAACTTCTGGGAGAGCCTGCCGGTCGGCATCATCATCGCCGCCGCGGCCGGGGCGATCCTGGGCACGCCGACGCTGCGCCTGCGGGGCGACTATCTGGCCATCGTCACGCTCGGGTTCGGTGAGATCATCCGGATCACTGCCAACAACCTGGACTTCACCGGTGGCCCGCGCGGCATCTCGCCGATCCCGCACCCGCCGTCGGTGCCGGACGCGCACATCGGCGACGTCAAGATCCTGCGCTACGGCGTCATCGACGCCCGGCCGTACTACTACCTCCTCCTGGTGGTCATCATCGTGGTGATCATCGTGGTGAAGCGGCTGGAGCACAGCCGGGTCGGCCGGTCCTGGGCCGCGATCCGGGAGGACGAGGACGCGGCCGAGCTGATGGGCGTGCCGACGCTCAAGTTCAAGATCGTCGCGTTCGTCATCGGCGCCGCGATCGGCGGGTCGGCCGGCGTGCTGTTCGCCGCCCAGACGACCTCGATCACCCCGGTGAACTTCCCGTTCATCCTGTCCGCGCTGATCCTCTGCGCGGTCGTGCTCGGCGGCTCCGGCAACCTGCTCGGCGTCGTCCTGGGCGCGTTCGTGGTGGCCTGGCTGCCGGAGCGGTTCCGCGGGTTCGAGGAGTACCGGGTGCTCACCTTCGGCGCGGCGCTCGTCATCATGATGATCATCCGGCCCGAGGGCCTGCTCCCGTCCCGCCAGCGGCGGGCCGAGCTGGCCGAGGGCACCGGCGGGATGGGCTCGCTGGGCGGCGAGGTGGGCGCGGTCAGCGCCCAGAACGTCGAGCTGGACGGGTCTGTCAACGGCCGGGCCGGCGTGCTGGCCGGCTCCGACGACCGGGAGGCCGGGGCGTGA